The genomic interval ATAGCTCTTCACCGTCGCCTTGCCCTTCTGAGCCAGAGTAGCTAGGATCGATGCTGTAAGGGTGGTCTTGCCATGATCGATGTGACCGATCGTACCGATGTTCACGTGCGGCTTGGATCTTACGAATGCTTCTTTTGCCATAACGTTCCTCCTATCTATAAACTATGGAGCTGCAGATCGGGCTTGAACCGATGACCTCGTCCTTACCAAGGACGTGCTCTACCGACTGAGCTACTGCAGCCGCTTTAGCTTTAACGCCAGCGGCTGTTTTTACGACGTAACCGGGCACAGTAAACTCTTCCTCAGAGTTGTCTCTGCCCTAAAACTCTTCAGGCCTTCATACCATTATGATTGTAGTTCGAAAATTAAGTCTGATTATTATAACAGAAGAGCTATTTATGTCAAGTATTTATTTAAAAAAATCGGAATTAAATTTCTTCGACAGCTTCTTTTTTGACCCAGCTGATTTTCCCGTCCGGTCTCCTTACCTGCCGCCACCCGTTTCTGGTATTTAATATGAGAACTTCCCTGCCTTCATGCAGAGTATAATACGTCGTAGACTTTTCTATGGGCTCGTATTTACACTCCACTTCCTTCTGCACCACTATCCCGTGTTTTAGTATTCTCTCATCAAAGTACCTGGCCGCGACTGCCGATAGATTTAGAATAAATAGAGCGACGACTAAAACTAAAACCGCGCGGAACCGTCTCGCGAAGAACGGCTTGGCGATAAATAAACCGATGAGCAAAAGCAAAAGGAGGTATAGGATAGTGGCGGAAAAAATAATCGCCCGTAAACTGTAGAGCCCGAATATAGCGTCGAGCGCATTTAAGATAAAATTTCCCTGCGTTTCGGTATTCGCGCTCTCTACCAATGAACGCGCATAGGACAGATTTGCCTTGAGATCACTGTCGTGAGGGATCAGCCTCTTAGCTCTTTCGTAACAAAGTATGGCATGTCCGAGACTCCCCATCTTAAGGAAACCATTGCCGATATTGTAGTAGAGGTTACCGCTCTCCAACCCCGACTCCAGTATGGCTACATATCCTTCCACCGCTTTCAGATAATCCCGTGACTCGTAGTTATGATTCGCCGTATAAAAGAGCTGATAGGGATCTGCTTTCTTCTCTTCGGCATACGATGCGGCTGTTATTAAAACTGCGAGCACCGACGCTAATATAATGCCAGGTCTTTTCATAATTTTTTGCGCTCAAAGTACTTCAGGATATCCTCGAGCTCCTTTTTATCATCCCTCATCTTCA from Candidatus Omnitrophota bacterium carries:
- a CDS encoding GTP-binding protein, with product MAKEAFVRSKPHVNIGTIGHIDHGKTTLTASILATLAQKGKATVKSY
- a CDS encoding tetratricopeptide repeat protein, whose amino-acid sequence is MKRPGIILASVLAVLITAASYAEEKKADPYQLFYTANHNYESRDYLKAVEGYVAILESGLESGNLYYNIGNGFLKMGSLGHAILCYERAKRLIPHDSDLKANLSYARSLVESANTETQGNFILNALDAIFGLYSLRAIIFSATILYLLLLLLIGLFIAKPFFARRFRAVLVLVVALFILNLSAVAARYFDERILKHGIVVQKEVECKYEPIEKSTTYYTLHEGREVLILNTRNGWRQVRRPDGKISWVKKEAVEEI